The genomic DNA ATATCCAGAAAACTGCGAGGATAATCTCGCAGATTTTCCAGCATCTCGGTTTTAAGAATACGGCCTTTCTCAAACTTCGGAACGATATGGGTTAACATGGTTGCCCTCCTTTCACAATTCTTCTTTATTCAGAGGAACAGACAGCCGATTCACACCGGGCGCAGGAGGCGGAACAGTAACTCCATCACCGGTGGGCTGAGCTTTACTTCCTCCGAGTAATCCAGTAAACAGACGAAAATTCTTTTCTAAAAATCTGCGTATATCCATCGTGCTCCCCCTGATTGAAAACTGTGATACATTAGAATTTTAAGATCTATTTATCTGCCTTACATCCCGGCTCCCCGCTCGGCCTGCTCACGCAGGATATGATTCAGCTCACGTTTGTCCACGACGTAGGTACGAGCGATCAGATCGTGAAGGGCTTGTTTTCTAGCTGTGAAGGCTGTCATGATAAAGCCGATGCACAGAATGATAGCGGATATAAACTTACTCCAATGGCGGGCACTGGCACGTCCAAAGCTGAGCCTCTGGTTAAACTCATCAACCACGATGATCCCGAGAGCCAGCTTGCCCACGGAGGCTTTGCATTTGGAAGATTCCATAATCGCATGATACAGCCACATTACACCCCAATTAAGCAAAGTCTGCCCAACCATCTTCATGGTGAAAATAGGGGGCGATCCGTCTGTGAGTAAAGAGGTTGCCGCCGAAGAAGACCCCCAGTCCCCAATGGCTTGAATCACAAACCAGATCAGACCCAGAATCATAAACACGAACCACATCAACAGATTGTCAATAATACTCGCCAAAACCCGTTTCCAAAAACCTGCGTATAACATATTACATCCTCCATATATTATATTTATATTCCACGATGTTTCATGGTATTTCGCACTTCATAGTGTCTTCGTATCGCGCTGTGTGCTGTCTCTGTTGGCCTGTCCTACTTCGTGCCGTCAAAAAAATCCAGCTCGGAGAGATCGTTTTCGAAGGCAAAAAAGCGTTTGGGCCCCAGATGCAGCAATTCATCCCGGCGGGTAATCGGCAC from Paenibacillus sp. FSL R10-2782 includes the following:
- a CDS encoding RDD family protein — translated: MLYAGFWKRVLASIIDNLLMWFVFMILGLIWFVIQAIGDWGSSSAATSLLTDGSPPIFTMKMVGQTLLNWGVMWLYHAIMESSKCKASVGKLALGIIVVDEFNQRLSFGRASARHWSKFISAIILCIGFIMTAFTARKQALHDLIARTYVVDKRELNHILREQAERGAGM